A genomic region of Trichothermofontia sichuanensis B231 contains the following coding sequences:
- a CDS encoding succinate--CoA ligase subunit alpha: MKFNPKSKVIVQGILEPLGQIYAPQMKAYGTNVVAGISPGGEQTEWQGIPVFDLVEQAIAANGPVDTTVILTPPYDVLDAALEALTAGIRQIIILSQGVPPMDMVRLLRRAEKLETLIVGPNSPGLIVPGQVLLGTHPPAWYQPGPVGLLSRSGTLTYEVARELTQAGLGQSIALGIGGSPLVGSSLSQWLQILDEDEQTEVIVLIGELGTDQEELAAEYIAEAIDTPVVAYLAGQSLPTLPLPSEALLPPQHRIMPFSLRTASAVDFGTPTRKLAAFKQAKIPVAQSPAQVPEWVKKVLKKKRA; the protein is encoded by the coding sequence ATGAAATTTAATCCCAAAAGTAAGGTTATCGTTCAGGGTATCTTGGAACCCCTGGGGCAGATCTATGCCCCCCAGATGAAGGCATACGGTACCAATGTCGTCGCGGGCATCAGCCCTGGGGGTGAGCAAACCGAGTGGCAAGGCATTCCCGTATTTGATCTGGTGGAGCAGGCGATCGCGGCCAATGGCCCAGTTGATACTACGGTAATCCTGACCCCCCCCTACGACGTCCTGGATGCCGCCCTCGAAGCCCTTACGGCTGGCATTCGCCAAATTATTATTCTGAGCCAAGGGGTGCCGCCGATGGATATGGTGCGCCTCCTACGACGGGCAGAAAAACTCGAAACCCTGATCGTCGGTCCCAATTCGCCCGGTTTGATCGTGCCTGGTCAGGTGCTGCTGGGGACCCATCCCCCGGCCTGGTACCAACCTGGTCCCGTGGGGCTGCTGAGCCGGAGTGGGACCTTGACCTATGAGGTGGCGCGGGAATTGACCCAGGCAGGGTTAGGCCAGTCGATCGCCCTGGGGATTGGGGGCAGTCCCCTCGTCGGCTCCTCCCTGTCCCAATGGCTACAAATCCTGGATGAGGACGAGCAAACCGAGGTCATTGTCTTGATTGGTGAACTGGGCACAGATCAAGAAGAACTGGCTGCCGAGTACATTGCCGAAGCGATCGATACGCCGGTCGTCGCCTATCTAGCAGGGCAGTCCTTACCGACCTTGCCCTTGCCCAGTGAGGCCCTGCTGCCCCCCCAACATCGAATCATGCCCTTTAGTTTGCGGACAGCCAGTGCGGTGGATTTTGGCACCCCAACCCGTAAGCTTGCGGCCTTTAAGCAGGCGAAAATTCCCGTCGCCCAATCTCCCGCCCAAGTCCCCGAATGGGTGAAAAAAGTGCTTAAGAAAAAACGCGCTTAG
- the cbiD gene encoding cobalt-precorrin-5B (C(1))-methyltransferase CbiD has translation MTARTGYTLPVFACASAVAALRWLKEELTSLKSVSIDLLDPAETVEIPIEQVARLADNCQAAAGEIRQSSLRRALAISRSDPGDNLDLTRYTPVWAEVVLYPATSPAMTEPPQISLRGGEGIGQNLNAAGQPAIYAYARRLLSANLMPWLKPGERLSVNLILPEGRALAERTSNAAFGIVEGLSLLGTSGISQPLSAPEQLATCRAALQQKAGQFDCVVFCIGENGLALAQSLGINPEQVLKTANWIGPLLVEAAILEMPSVLLFGYHGKLLKLAAGIFHTHHHVADARREILIAYAAMAGLPAPWLSTLWNAATAEAALHHLRHWQAITGEPWVDKVYQTIAQAIDERAQTYAYTHSHWDSPQRLRVGSVLFDRDRQLVVSSATGQALLAAIV, from the coding sequence ATGACTGCGCGTACTGGGTATACGCTGCCTGTATTTGCCTGTGCGTCAGCGGTGGCGGCCTTACGCTGGCTCAAGGAAGAGCTGACGAGCCTTAAGTCGGTCAGCATCGACTTACTAGACCCGGCAGAAACAGTGGAAATCCCGATCGAGCAAGTTGCCCGACTAGCCGACAATTGCCAGGCGGCGGCTGGGGAGATACGCCAGTCCTCCTTAAGACGCGCCCTTGCCATCAGCCGCAGTGATCCGGGTGATAACCTCGACCTGACGCGCTATACCCCTGTCTGGGCTGAAGTCGTCCTCTATCCAGCGACATCCCCAGCTATGACTGAACCTCCCCAGATCAGCCTACGCGGGGGGGAAGGCATTGGTCAAAATCTAAACGCCGCTGGCCAACCAGCTATCTATGCCTATGCCCGTCGGTTACTGAGTGCAAACTTGATGCCTTGGCTCAAACCCGGCGAACGTCTGAGCGTTAATCTGATCCTACCGGAGGGGCGCGCCCTAGCGGAGCGGACCTCAAATGCAGCTTTTGGAATCGTTGAGGGCTTGTCTCTGCTCGGTACAAGTGGCATTTCGCAGCCCTTGAGTGCACCGGAGCAGTTGGCCACTTGTCGGGCGGCACTGCAACAAAAGGCGGGTCAGTTTGACTGTGTAGTGTTTTGCATCGGTGAAAATGGACTGGCCCTAGCCCAAAGCCTCGGGATCAACCCCGAACAAGTCCTGAAGACGGCGAATTGGATCGGTCCCCTGCTAGTCGAGGCAGCAATCCTGGAAATGCCATCGGTGTTGCTCTTTGGCTACCACGGCAAACTGCTGAAACTGGCTGCTGGGATTTTCCATACCCACCACCACGTCGCCGACGCTCGCCGGGAAATCCTTATCGCCTATGCGGCTATGGCGGGGTTACCCGCTCCTTGGCTGTCAACCCTATGGAACGCTGCCACTGCGGAAGCAGCTCTACACCATTTGCGCCACTGGCAAGCGATCACAGGTGAACCGTGGGTGGACAAGGTGTACCAAACGATCGCCCAGGCGATCGACGAGCGTGCCCAAACGTATGCTTATACCCACAGCCATTGGGACAGTCCTCAACGGCTGCGGGTAGGGTCAGTGTTGTTTGACCGCGATCGTCAACTTGTCGTGAGCAGCGCCACGGGACAAGCCCTATTGGCCGCGATCGTCTAG
- a CDS encoding metallophosphoesterase family protein encodes MSKTSLSRQIVVGDVHGHYDGLMHLLEQVAPGDDDNLYFLGDLIDRGTQSAQVVEFVRKNGYACIRGNHEQMLLDAFPGQKVAIPALQAWLYNGGHTTYESYNHQITLLLDHLDWLRELPLYIDLGEVWLVHAGVDPRLPITAQTSEEFCWIREEFHSVTEPYFPDKTIIVGHTITLTIPGVGAGQLARGPGWIGIDTGAYHPRSGWLTALDTTSWLVYQVNVQDRLARVLSLAEAVVDIDPERMRSRRQLLSI; translated from the coding sequence ATGAGCAAGACGAGCCTTTCCCGACAAATTGTTGTAGGTGATGTCCACGGTCACTATGACGGTCTGATGCATCTGCTAGAGCAGGTAGCACCAGGGGATGATGACAACCTGTACTTTCTGGGCGACCTCATCGATCGCGGTACCCAGAGTGCCCAAGTGGTGGAATTTGTGCGTAAAAATGGCTATGCCTGTATCCGGGGGAATCACGAACAGATGCTCCTCGATGCCTTCCCGGGCCAGAAAGTAGCGATCCCCGCCCTCCAGGCATGGTTGTATAACGGTGGGCATACGACCTACGAAAGCTACAACCATCAAATTACGCTGCTCTTAGATCACCTAGACTGGCTACGGGAGTTGCCCCTATACATTGATTTGGGTGAGGTATGGCTTGTGCATGCGGGGGTTGATCCCCGCTTACCAATTACGGCCCAAACCAGTGAAGAGTTCTGCTGGATTCGGGAAGAGTTCCACAGCGTGACTGAACCCTACTTCCCCGATAAGACGATTATTGTGGGGCACACCATTACCCTGACGATTCCGGGGGTAGGGGCGGGTCAACTGGCGCGGGGGCCGGGTTGGATTGGCATCGATACAGGGGCGTATCACCCCCGCAGTGGCTGGCTGACTGCCCTGGATACCACTAGCTGGCTGGTTTACCAGGTCAATGTCCAGGATCGCCTCGCGCGGGTCCTGTCCCTGGCGGAAGCAGTTGTCGATATTGATCCCGAACGGATGCGATCACGCCGCCAATTACTCAGCATTTGA
- a CDS encoding DUF1995 family protein, which yields MVTIPQDLDEAIEQAKTATRAALAAGYTRLQVELMIPELKVMPIAEQFLPLFADYGADLKVVFPDAGAAALARRDWGPMAFEIRGLDEIRARLRPEDRAILVVEPSAVEVKQVQQLCTEAGDRPVVLLNPHLEDVATIGIGYAGRQLRERFLNTLESCYHFRPLEGAALLRCYPAPWQVWQERDGNYQLLAEMPSKPVGDILDQILTNDDGKSSNPLPSQPSKAGFLTNLERFLRALNQ from the coding sequence ATGGTTACGATTCCTCAAGATCTTGACGAAGCCATTGAACAGGCGAAAACGGCAACGCGTGCAGCCCTGGCAGCGGGCTATACCCGGCTTCAGGTGGAACTGATGATTCCCGAACTTAAGGTCATGCCGATCGCAGAGCAATTCCTACCCCTTTTTGCAGACTACGGCGCTGACCTCAAAGTCGTCTTTCCCGACGCCGGAGCTGCCGCCCTTGCCCGCCGCGATTGGGGACCAATGGCCTTTGAAATTCGGGGCCTCGACGAAATTCGAGCCCGTTTACGTCCGGAGGATCGGGCGATTTTGGTCGTCGAACCGAGTGCGGTCGAAGTCAAACAGGTCCAACAACTCTGCACCGAGGCTGGCGATCGTCCAGTGGTCCTGCTCAATCCCCATTTAGAAGATGTGGCCACGATCGGCATTGGCTACGCGGGTCGCCAACTGCGGGAGCGCTTCCTAAATACCTTGGAGTCGTGCTACCATTTTCGCCCTCTAGAGGGCGCTGCTCTGCTGCGGTGCTATCCGGCTCCGTGGCAAGTATGGCAGGAGCGCGACGGCAACTACCAACTGCTCGCGGAAATGCCCAGCAAACCCGTAGGTGACATTCTTGACCAAATCTTAACAAACGATGATGGCAAAAGCTCAAACCCCTTGCCCAGTCAACCTTCTAAGGCCGGCTTCTTGACGAATTTAGAGCGTTTTTTGCGGGCCTTGAACCAGTAG
- the guaA gene encoding glutamine-hydrolyzing GMP synthase, producing the protein MTLQTEPRSIQPDHAQDRLGSLNRQMIVILDFGSQYSELIARRIRETQVYSEVLPYRTTAEQLRQLAPKGIILSGGPNSVYDDHAPQCDRAIWELGIPILGVCYGMQLMVQHLGGVVERAERGEYGKAALYIDDPTDLLTNVENGTTMWMSHGDSVTELPPGFERLAHTDNTPWAAVAHHERKLYGVQFHPEVVHSIGGLALIRNFVYHICDCQPTWTTEAFVEEAVREIRAKVGDKRVLLALSGGVDSSTLAFLLHQAIGEQLTCVFIDQGFMRKYEPERLVKLFEEQFHIPVHYVNARDRFLAAIAGVTDPEEKRKRIGHAFIRVFEEESRRLGPFDYLAQGTLYPDVIESADTNIDPQTGERVAVKIKSHHNVGGLPEDLRFKLIEPLRKLFKDEVRKVGASIGLPQEIVQRHPFPGPGLAIRILGEVTAERLDILRDADLIVRQEINRQGLYSQIWQAFAVLLPIRSVGVMGDQRTYAHPIVLRIVTSEDGMTADWARVPYDFLETVSNRIVNEVPGVNRVVYDITSKPPGTIEWE; encoded by the coding sequence GTGACTCTTCAAACTGAACCACGCTCGATCCAACCGGATCATGCTCAGGACCGCCTAGGGTCCCTCAATCGCCAGATGATTGTGATTCTGGACTTTGGCTCACAATACTCGGAACTGATTGCCCGTCGGATTCGCGAAACTCAGGTCTATTCAGAAGTCCTGCCCTATCGCACAACCGCAGAACAACTGCGGCAATTGGCCCCCAAGGGAATTATTCTTTCCGGTGGCCCCAATTCGGTCTATGATGACCATGCTCCCCAGTGCGATCGGGCCATTTGGGAGCTGGGGATTCCTATCCTCGGTGTTTGCTACGGGATGCAGTTGATGGTGCAACACCTGGGTGGGGTCGTCGAGCGGGCCGAGCGCGGCGAGTACGGCAAGGCGGCACTCTACATTGACGATCCCACCGACCTGCTCACGAATGTGGAAAATGGCACGACAATGTGGATGAGTCATGGTGACTCTGTAACAGAACTCCCGCCTGGCTTTGAACGGCTCGCCCACACGGATAATACGCCTTGGGCTGCGGTGGCTCACCATGAGCGGAAGCTTTATGGGGTGCAATTTCATCCAGAAGTGGTGCATTCGATCGGCGGTTTGGCCCTGATTCGGAATTTTGTCTATCACATCTGTGATTGCCAGCCGACCTGGACGACCGAAGCGTTTGTTGAAGAGGCGGTGCGTGAGATTCGGGCCAAGGTGGGGGATAAGCGGGTGTTGCTGGCCCTGTCTGGTGGCGTTGATTCTTCAACGTTGGCGTTTTTGTTGCACCAGGCGATTGGGGAGCAACTCACCTGTGTATTTATTGATCAGGGGTTCATGCGAAAGTATGAACCGGAGCGGCTGGTGAAGCTGTTTGAGGAGCAGTTCCATATTCCAGTGCATTATGTCAATGCCCGCGATCGCTTCCTAGCGGCGATTGCCGGCGTGACGGATCCGGAGGAAAAACGCAAGCGCATTGGCCATGCCTTTATTCGCGTCTTTGAGGAAGAATCGCGGCGGCTAGGTCCCTTTGATTACCTGGCCCAGGGGACGCTCTACCCGGATGTGATCGAGTCGGCGGATACCAACATTGACCCGCAAACGGGGGAACGGGTAGCGGTCAAGATCAAGAGCCACCACAATGTTGGGGGTCTACCGGAGGATTTGCGGTTTAAGTTGATTGAACCACTGCGTAAGCTGTTTAAAGATGAGGTGCGTAAGGTAGGAGCGTCGATCGGACTACCGCAAGAAATTGTTCAGCGTCATCCTTTCCCGGGTCCAGGTTTAGCGATTCGCATCCTGGGTGAGGTAACGGCGGAGCGGCTGGATATCCTGCGCGATGCAGACCTCATTGTGCGCCAAGAGATCAACCGTCAAGGGCTGTATTCGCAAATTTGGCAAGCCTTTGCCGTCCTATTGCCGATTCGCAGTGTAGGGGTGATGGGGGATCAACGGACCTATGCCCATCCGATCGTCCTGCGCATTGTCACCAGTGAAGACGGCATGACGGCAGATTGGGCACGGGTACCCTACGACTTCCTGGAAACCGTCTCGAACCGCATTGTAAACGAAGTTCCTGGGGTGAACCGGGTAGTCTATGACATTACGTCGAAACCACCGGGGACGATCGAGTGGGAATAG
- a CDS encoding FMN-dependent NADH-azoreductase, with protein MAKLLYLECSPRKERSHAIAVARAFLERYQATHPNDMIETLDLWAADLPPFNGETLNAKYAVMSGSGHTPEQAAAWNAVTTVADRFKAADKYLFSIPMWNFGIFYPLKHYIDVITQPGLTFSFSPETGYQGLVTGKPVVVVYARGGEYAPGTPGEAMDLQSAYMKLWLGFIGFTEIHSIFVEPTLAPPEVVSARKEAAIAQATALAASL; from the coding sequence ATGGCTAAGTTACTTTATCTGGAGTGTTCCCCGCGGAAGGAACGTTCCCATGCGATCGCAGTGGCCCGTGCTTTTCTGGAACGGTACCAGGCCACCCATCCCAACGATATGATTGAAACTCTAGATCTATGGGCGGCTGACCTACCCCCCTTTAATGGGGAAACCCTGAATGCCAAGTATGCCGTCATGAGCGGGTCAGGCCATACGCCGGAACAGGCGGCGGCTTGGAACGCGGTGACGACGGTGGCTGATCGCTTCAAGGCGGCGGATAAATACTTGTTCAGTATTCCCATGTGGAATTTTGGGATTTTCTACCCCCTCAAGCACTACATTGATGTGATCACCCAACCGGGCCTCACCTTCAGTTTCTCGCCCGAAACCGGGTATCAGGGTCTGGTGACGGGTAAGCCTGTGGTGGTGGTCTATGCCCGTGGGGGAGAATACGCACCGGGGACGCCGGGTGAGGCAATGGACTTGCAGTCGGCCTACATGAAACTGTGGTTAGGGTTTATTGGCTTTACCGAGATTCACTCGATTTTTGTTGAGCCTACCCTGGCCCCCCCGGAGGTTGTGTCAGCCCGAAAGGAGGCAGCGATCGCCCAAGCCACCGCTCTAGCTGCTAGCTTGTAG
- a CDS encoding photosystem II reaction center protein K, whose product MEAVLLLAKLPEAYQIFDPLIDVLPLIPLFFLLLAFVWQAAVGFR is encoded by the coding sequence ATGGAAGCAGTACTGCTACTGGCTAAACTGCCTGAAGCCTACCAAATCTTTGATCCCCTGATCGATGTTCTGCCCCTGATCCCCCTGTTCTTTTTGCTTCTAGCTTTTGTCTGGCAAGCCGCTGTTGGGTTTAGATAA
- the moeB gene encoding molybdopterin-synthase adenylyltransferase MoeB, with protein MLNPNLDEIQLTKEEYERYSRHLILPEVGLEGQKRLKAASVLCIGTGGLGSPLLLYLAAAGIGRIGIVDFDVVDRSNLQRQVIHGTSWVGKPKIESAKARIHEINPACQVDLYNLRLSSENALQLFEPYDVIVDGTDNFPTRYLVNDACVLTNKPNVYGSIFRFEGQATVFNYEGGPNYRDLYPEPPPPGMVPSCAEGGVLGILPGIIGVIQATETVKIILGKGTTLSGRLLLYDALNMKFRELKLRPNPERPVIEKLIDYEQFCGIPQAQAQEAAQRTTLAEMSVQELKQLLDSGKDDFVLIDVRNPHEYEIARIPGAVLIPLAEIERGPGIDKVRELVNGHHLIVHCKMGARSAKALAILREAGIEGTNVVGGITAWSRDIDPSVPEY; from the coding sequence ATGTTGAATCCCAATCTGGACGAGATCCAGTTAACGAAAGAAGAATACGAACGCTACTCCCGCCACCTGATCCTGCCGGAGGTAGGCTTGGAGGGCCAAAAACGCTTGAAAGCCGCAAGTGTCCTGTGCATTGGCACGGGGGGTCTCGGTTCCCCGCTGCTGCTCTATCTAGCAGCAGCCGGGATTGGGCGTATTGGCATTGTTGACTTTGATGTCGTCGATCGCTCTAACCTGCAACGCCAAGTAATCCACGGCACCTCCTGGGTTGGCAAACCTAAGATCGAATCGGCCAAGGCCCGCATTCATGAAATCAACCCAGCCTGTCAGGTCGATCTCTACAACCTGCGGCTGTCGTCAGAAAATGCACTGCAACTGTTTGAACCCTACGATGTCATTGTTGACGGTACCGACAACTTTCCCACCCGTTACCTGGTCAACGATGCCTGTGTGCTGACCAACAAGCCCAACGTTTATGGTTCCATCTTTCGGTTTGAGGGGCAGGCCACCGTCTTTAACTACGAAGGGGGTCCCAACTATCGCGACCTGTATCCCGAACCGCCACCACCGGGCATGGTCCCCTCCTGTGCTGAAGGGGGCGTGTTGGGGATTCTGCCAGGGATCATTGGCGTTATCCAGGCTACGGAAACGGTCAAAATCATTCTGGGTAAAGGCACAACCCTCAGCGGTCGTCTGCTGCTCTACGACGCCCTGAATATGAAATTCCGGGAACTCAAACTGCGGCCTAACCCCGAACGACCCGTAATCGAAAAGCTAATTGATTACGAACAATTTTGTGGCATTCCCCAGGCTCAAGCTCAGGAAGCGGCGCAAAGAACGACCCTAGCTGAAATGTCGGTCCAGGAACTCAAGCAACTTCTCGATAGCGGCAAAGATGACTTTGTGTTGATCGATGTTCGCAATCCCCACGAGTATGAAATTGCCCGAATTCCTGGGGCTGTGTTGATCCCACTGGCGGAGATTGAAAGGGGGCCGGGTATCGATAAGGTGCGGGAACTGGTCAACGGTCATCACCTGATTGTCCATTGCAAGATGGGAGCACGTTCCGCCAAGGCCCTTGCCATCCTCAGGGAGGCAGGGATTGAGGGGACTAACGTGGTGGGTGGCATTACCGCCTGGAGCCGCGACATCGATCCCTCAGTGCCAGAGTATTAA
- a CDS encoding AAA family ATPase produces the protein MQILSVALKNFKSHRDRYLEFQMGTNAICGENGAGKTSILEAIAWTLFDYSSYNKSELIRKGAASSQASVTFISSQDHRTYRVRRCTSKGYEIYDPQAKVNLEIRRVEEEVLPWLQTHLGVPTHTKLADLFANTIGIPQGTFTVDFLKTAEQRKRVFDPILKVEEYKKVYKDSLRLENYAKAQVTELERTIADLEARLSDWQTLQETYDRCVIELEQDEQALQELTQHLAVLTQQLTVLQAEAKSLQVYRETLQRLTTQISSQIQLKETHQHLLAKAQAAAQVCQNNQVSYETYQAAEQALQALTQQQKQVQSLQKQREICQQQLNHLALQLAESQSQLQRLATLEQELQALAPLAQRQQVLETELAEIDRRIQACLADRRDRQLLSRQQEEQQMRLAQVTTVCERLQALAPVVTEIPDLETQVKRYQAQLARLGAAQQFEAELRTLLTWGEGERDRFLAQIAAIKTTFQTSPQAIQLPSPLREQILATLATGEMLSGDLLSQLAQIYADLHSQTDAQQLQAQLAAAQQALNEAYDRRAQWQTLPDYQAQQAQIQTTLQQLETRLAQLDAQLAQEADLHNQRDRCLTELQALNDPRAQIALCQQELQHREAIAQTYAQQQAQQSPLMAQLADLEQQLATFADLDDRLEHQTQIKQAYQAGYLLFIENKKEAEQQANYQATYDQICAQLQQLQAEKDDIQSRYDRQLEQHDAPRLAALEREITAANDRKNQLLGGLPAKRENRQRLATELERRAAIAAQLHQTRQELAQRQRIRQFISDARQIYNLAGPRITQYYLTEISREADRLFRELLNRETVALEWTSDYEIRVQEAGHWRSFKSLSGGEQMCAALAVRLALLRTLAEIDVAFFDEPTTNMDRQRRQQLAEALANLRSFRQLFVISHDDTFENLTEHVIRIQRDS, from the coding sequence ATGCAGATCCTTTCGGTTGCGCTGAAAAATTTTAAGTCCCACCGCGATCGCTACCTAGAATTTCAGATGGGTACCAATGCCATCTGTGGGGAGAATGGAGCCGGTAAAACCAGCATTCTAGAGGCGATCGCATGGACGTTATTCGATTACAGCAGCTATAACAAATCGGAGTTAATTCGCAAGGGCGCGGCCAGTAGTCAGGCCAGTGTGACGTTTATCTCCAGTCAGGATCATCGCACCTATCGGGTGCGGCGGTGTACGAGCAAGGGCTACGAAATTTATGATCCCCAGGCCAAGGTTAACCTGGAGATTAGACGGGTTGAGGAGGAAGTTTTGCCCTGGCTTCAGACCCATTTAGGCGTACCAACCCACACGAAACTGGCAGATTTGTTTGCCAATACGATCGGTATTCCCCAGGGAACTTTTACGGTCGATTTCCTCAAGACCGCAGAACAGCGCAAGCGGGTGTTTGATCCGATTCTCAAGGTTGAAGAGTATAAAAAAGTTTATAAAGATAGCTTGCGGCTGGAAAATTATGCCAAAGCCCAGGTGACAGAGTTAGAAAGGACGATCGCTGATCTCGAAGCCCGCCTGAGTGATTGGCAAACCCTTCAGGAAACCTACGATCGCTGTGTAATTGAACTTGAACAGGACGAACAAGCCCTTCAGGAGCTGACCCAGCACCTGGCGGTACTCACCCAACAGCTCACCGTGCTCCAGGCGGAGGCGAAAAGCCTACAAGTGTATCGGGAGACACTACAACGTTTGACTACCCAAATTAGCAGTCAGATTCAACTCAAAGAAACCCATCAACACCTGCTGGCGAAGGCCCAGGCGGCTGCCCAGGTGTGTCAGAACAATCAGGTCAGCTACGAAACCTACCAGGCGGCTGAGCAGGCACTTCAGGCCCTCACCCAACAGCAGAAACAAGTGCAATCATTACAAAAACAACGGGAGATCTGCCAACAGCAACTCAATCACTTAGCGCTGCAACTAGCTGAATCCCAAAGCCAACTGCAACGGTTAGCCACGCTGGAACAGGAACTTCAGGCGTTAGCTCCCCTGGCTCAACGGCAACAGGTGCTGGAAACAGAACTGGCTGAAATTGATCGCCGGATACAAGCCTGTCTTGCCGATCGCCGCGATCGCCAACTATTGAGTCGGCAACAAGAGGAACAGCAGATGCGCCTTGCCCAGGTGACTACGGTTTGCGAGCGTCTACAAGCCTTGGCCCCGGTGGTGACTGAAATCCCCGATTTAGAAACCCAGGTCAAACGCTACCAGGCCCAACTAGCCCGACTGGGAGCCGCCCAGCAATTTGAGGCGGAATTACGCACCCTATTGACCTGGGGGGAAGGGGAACGCGATCGTTTTCTTGCCCAAATTGCCGCTATAAAAACAACCTTTCAGACCTCACCGCAAGCGATCCAGTTGCCCTCCCCACTCAGGGAACAAATCCTAGCAACGCTGGCAACGGGGGAAATGTTGAGCGGTGATTTACTCAGCCAATTAGCACAAATCTATGCTGATCTCCACAGTCAAACCGATGCCCAACAACTCCAGGCTCAACTGGCCGCTGCCCAGCAAGCCTTAAACGAGGCCTACGATCGCCGCGCCCAGTGGCAAACCCTACCCGATTACCAGGCCCAACAGGCGCAAATCCAGACCACTTTACAACAATTAGAGACCCGTTTGGCTCAGTTGGATGCACAACTTGCCCAAGAGGCAGATCTACACAACCAGCGCGATCGCTGTTTAACTGAGTTGCAGGCTTTAAATGATCCCCGTGCTCAGATCGCCCTATGTCAGCAAGAACTCCAGCACCGCGAGGCGATCGCCCAAACCTATGCCCAACAGCAGGCCCAGCAATCTCCCCTCATGGCGCAATTAGCCGATCTGGAGCAACAACTAGCCACCTTCGCCGACCTTGACGATCGCCTTGAACACCAGACCCAAATTAAGCAAGCCTATCAAGCTGGGTATCTTTTATTTATTGAAAACAAGAAAGAGGCTGAACAGCAGGCGAATTATCAGGCAACCTATGACCAAATTTGTGCGCAACTTCAGCAGTTACAAGCCGAAAAAGATGATATTCAATCACGTTATGATCGTCAGCTAGAGCAGCATGATGCCCCGCGTTTAGCTGCCTTAGAACGCGAAATTACCGCCGCCAACGATCGCAAAAATCAACTCCTCGGTGGACTGCCCGCCAAACGCGAAAACCGCCAACGTCTGGCAACTGAACTGGAACGACGGGCGGCGATCGCCGCTCAACTCCACCAGACCCGGCAGGAACTCGCCCAACGGCAGCGTATCCGCCAATTCATCAGCGACGCCCGCCAAATTTATAACCTGGCAGGCCCCCGCATCACCCAATACTACCTGACGGAAATCTCCCGCGAAGCTGATCGGCTGTTCCGGGAATTACTCAATCGCGAGACCGTGGCCCTAGAGTGGACCTCAGACTACGAAATCCGTGTCCAGGAGGCTGGTCATTGGCGCAGTTTCAAAAGCCTTTCCGGGGGGGAACAAATGTGCGCCGCCCTAGCCGTTCGCCTGGCCCTATTGCGCACCTTGGCCGAAATTGATGTTGCCTTTTTTGATGAACCCACGACTAACATGGATCGGCAACGACGGCAACAGTTGGCCGAAGCTCTGGCTAACCTCCGCAGCTTTCGCCAGCTATTCGTAATTAGCCATGATGATACGTTTGAGAACCTCACGGAACATGTGATCCGGATTCAGCGCGACAGCTAA